From the genome of Scytonema hofmannii PCC 7110, one region includes:
- a CDS encoding CHAT domain-containing tetratricopeptide repeat protein, which produces MTHIIEHLNILNAQVVQLCGQGDIKQAVIVAKQAVMLAQNTQTTEHSVYCDSINNLAELYRIQGRYSEAEPLYQQALNTRKTLFGEEHIYVAQSLNNLGALYLSKGYYSQSEQYFLTVLNLCKRLLEDEHPQVLIVLNNLAEVYREQGRYQESENIYLQIIKIQNERENEYEVQDIWRTLNNLATLYKSQGRYQDAENKYLEAIERIKYLQGSEHHDVATSLNNLAVLYDSQGRYFQAEENYLQALAILKKLLGDEHSYIASTLNNIAGNYKDRGRYLEAEQKFMAALAMRKSVFGDEHPEVAASLSNLAEIYLIQGRYPEAEQNYLAAYSMRKRLLTSEHPNIAENLNNLAVLYLHQGRYIQAEQMHLDALSMCERLLGKQHPDYADYLNNLGKLYQHQGRYSEAEQKYLEVLEIRKISLGEEHPYIAEIFNDIAEVYRLQGRYIQSEQMHLTALAMSKKFLGEKHPDVAASLNSLAVLYAEQFKYSQAESLFLETLAIIKGVFGERHPQVASSMNGLAAIYTSQGRYLSAEQMYTEVLKIRKSLLGEEHPDVARSLNNLAKIDFSLGCYFEAERKYSEALELRKRLLGEEHPDVARSLNHLATILTASDRPTEALSYRIQASYINDKLISRVFAFSSDNDRFALIEKLRGNFDLFLSLIYKHLLDSDSAKQQALDFVLKRKALTTASLAAQNQALYSDRYPHLQDKFRQLGELNAQLVNLTFSASLFNDFTAYQEQLAQLEAQHNNLQKQLASEVPEIQLSEQLPNRFAVAEALPTDSILIEFVRFDVFDFHAVRAKGDKQWHAPRYLAFILPSGQPDAVQTIDLGEVQPIDNLIQVFHSQVSDSTKETLAWKKTAPLPKSQITPSASTTAIQLSQRLFQPILKGVRGYKHLIFAPDGNINLVPFQILPLDETGTHLLMDEYTVSYLGVGREILRSRVQTTRTANTSIIIADPDFDLASEPTRWEVGKSSQSTQVKTAIASQQSSNEEFINTLDGNLLSRAHGTRFLGESVAKKLKDVRLYVGTEALETHLTTQECPKIMLIATHGLFLPDIQQEPPKVGNQEFEHFALSTVKNPMMRSGVALAGANTWLSGGTLPREAGKGFVLAQDIASLDLWGNELTVLSACDTGRGDIKIGEGVFGLRRAFAVAGAKTLVMSLWKVPDTATALLMERFFDNLQHSMNRAEALQNAQNYIRKLTVKELRQSSLGIEVLEELLSVNKLSQQTKEEDTPLEHPLYWGAWICQGETNQ; this is translated from the coding sequence ATGACACACATAATTGAGCACTTAAACATTCTGAACGCGCAAGTTGTACAACTCTGTGGACAAGGTGACATAAAGCAAGCAGTCATTGTTGCGAAGCAAGCAGTCATGTTAGCACAAAATACACAAACTACCGAACATTCCGTTTATTGCGACAGCATAAATAATCTAGCAGAATTATATCGCATACAAGGGCGTTATTCAGAAGCAGAACCTTTATATCAACAAGCCTTAAATACGAGAAAAACATTATTTGGAGAAGAGCATATATATGTCGCACAATCTCTTAACAATCTAGGAGCACTTTATTTATCAAAAGGATATTATTCTCAATCCGAACAATATTTCTTAACTGTCTTAAATCTTTGTAAGCGTTTGCTAGAAGATGAACATCCTCAAGTTTTAATTGTTCTTAATAATCTAGCAGAAGTTTATCGAGAACAAGGGCGTTATCAAGAATCAGAAAATATCTATTTACAAATTATCAAAATACAAAACGAGCGTGAAAATGAATATGAAGTTCAAGATATCTGGCGTACATTAAACAATCTCGCTACACTTTATAAGTCTCAGGGACGTTATCAAGATGCAGAAAATAAGTATTTAGAAGCCATAGAGAGAATAAAATATCTCCAGGGTTCAGAACATCATGATGTAGCTACCAGCTTAAATAATTTAGCAGTTTTGTATGATTCACAAGGACGTTACTTCCAAGCAGAAGAAAACTATCTGCAAGCCTTGGCAATATTGAAAAAATTGCTAGGTGATGAGCATTCCTATATTGCATCAACTTTAAATAATATAGCAGGAAATTACAAAGATCGGGGACGCTATTTGGAAGCAGAACAAAAATTCATGGCAGCTTTGGCAATGAGAAAAAGCGTCTTTGGAGACGAGCATCCTGAAGTTGCAGCTAGCTTGAGTAATTTAGCAGAAATTTATCTTATACAAGGGCGTTACCCAGAAGCAGAGCAAAATTATCTAGCAGCCTATTCTATGAGGAAACGTCTGTTGACTTCAGAACATCCCAATATTGCAGAGAATTTAAATAATCTCGCAGTGCTCTACTTACATCAAGGGCGTTATATCCAAGCAGAGCAAATGCATTTAGACGCATTATCAATGTGCGAACGATTACTAGGTAAACAGCACCCTGATTACGCCGATTATTTAAACAATCTAGGAAAGCTTTATCAACATCAAGGACGTTACTCGGAAGCCGAACAAAAATATTTGGAGGTTTTAGAAATTAGAAAAATATCGCTAGGAGAGGAACATCCTTATATTGCGGAGATATTTAACGATATAGCAGAAGTTTATCGTTTGCAAGGAAGATATATTCAATCCGAGCAAATGCACCTAACAGCATTAGCCATGAGCAAAAAATTTCTAGGAGAAAAGCATCCTGATGTGGCTGCGAGTCTCAACAGCTTAGCAGTATTATACGCAGAGCAGTTTAAATATTCTCAAGCCGAGTCATTATTCTTAGAAACTTTGGCAATTATCAAAGGCGTGTTTGGAGAGCGACATCCACAAGTCGCAAGCAGTATGAATGGTTTAGCGGCTATTTATACCTCTCAAGGGCGCTATTTGTCAGCCGAACAGATGTATACAGAAGTGTTAAAGATTAGAAAATCTTTATTAGGAGAAGAGCATCCTGATGTGGCTCGCAGTTTAAATAATTTGGCAAAAATAGACTTTTCGCTAGGGTGCTACTTTGAAGCAGAACGGAAATACTCAGAAGCTTTGGAACTGAGGAAACGGCTACTAGGCGAAGAACATCCAGATGTTGCAAGAAGTTTGAATCATCTTGCAACTATATTAACAGCTAGCGATCGCCCTACTGAAGCTTTGTCTTACCGTATCCAAGCAAGTTATATTAATGATAAGTTAATTAGTCGAGTGTTTGCCTTCAGTTCCGATAATGACCGTTTCGCGTTGATTGAGAAACTTCGAGGCAATTTTGATTTGTTTCTCTCTTTAATTTACAAGCATCTATTGGACTCAGATAGCGCCAAGCAACAAGCATTGGACTTTGTGTTGAAACGCAAAGCTCTCACAACTGCTTCCCTCGCCGCCCAAAACCAAGCCTTGTATAGCGATCGCTATCCTCATCTTCAAGACAAGTTTCGTCAACTGGGTGAGTTGAACGCGCAGTTAGTCAACCTAACTTTCTCTGCTTCTCTCTTCAACGATTTCACTGCGTATCAAGAACAGTTAGCGCAACTTGAAGCGCAACACAATAACCTACAAAAGCAACTCGCATCTGAAGTCCCAGAAATTCAACTCTCCGAGCAACTTCCTAACCGTTTTGCGGTAGCTGAGGCATTACCAACTGACTCGATTTTAATTGAATTTGTCCGCTTCGATGTTTTCGATTTTCATGCAGTCAGGGCTAAGGGAGATAAACAATGGCATGCTCCCCGTTATTTGGCATTCATTCTACCATCTGGGCAACCGGATGCAGTGCAAACCATCGATTTAGGAGAAGTACAACCCATTGATAACCTTATTCAAGTCTTTCATTCACAGGTATCCGATTCTACCAAAGAAACACTGGCGTGGAAAAAAACCGCTCCTCTACCTAAGTCCCAAATTACACCATCTGCTTCCACAACAGCTATCCAACTCAGTCAAAGACTTTTTCAGCCAATCCTTAAGGGAGTCAGAGGCTACAAACATTTGATTTTCGCACCAGATGGAAACATCAACTTAGTGCCGTTTCAAATATTACCACTTGATGAGACGGGTACACATCTTCTTATGGATGAATACACTGTCTCGTATTTAGGAGTTGGACGCGAAATTCTCCGCTCTAGAGTTCAGACAACAAGAACTGCGAATACATCTATAATCATAGCCGATCCAGATTTTGATTTAGCAAGCGAGCCAACAAGATGGGAAGTGGGGAAAAGCTCACAAAGCACGCAAGTTAAAACTGCGATCGCTTCACAACAATCCTCAAACGAAGAATTTATCAACACTCTTGATGGTAACCTTTTGTCCCGCGCTCACGGGACAAGATTTCTTGGTGAAAGTGTCGCCAAAAAGCTCAAAGATGTACGGTTATATGTAGGAACAGAAGCACTTGAAACACACTTAACCACCCAAGAATGTCCCAAAATCATGCTCATCGCCACTCACGGTTTGTTCTTACCAGACATACAGCAAGAACCACCCAAGGTAGGGAATCAAGAATTCGAGCATTTTGCGCTGTCAACAGTCAAAAACCCCATGATGCGATCCGGGGTTGCTCTCGCAGGAGCTAATACTTGGCTCTCTGGTGGTACGTTACCCCGTGAAGCAGGTAAAGGATTTGTCCTAGCCCAAGACATTGCCAGTTTAGACTTGTGGGGGAACGAACTCACTGTGTTATCCGCCTGCGATACTGGCAGAGGAGACATTAAAATTGGTGAAGGCGTATTTGGATTGCGTCGTGCTTTTGCTGTCGCAGGAGCGAAGACATTAGTGATGAGTCTGTGGAAAGTTCCTGACACCGCAACTGCTTTGCTGATGGAGCGTTTCTTCGACAACTTACAGCATAGTATGAATCGTGCAGAAGCATTACAGAACGCCCAGAATTACATCCGCAAGCTGACAGTCAAGGAATTGCGTCAGTCTAGCTTGGGTATAGAAGTGTTGGAAGAACTCTTAAGCGTTAACAAATTGTCACAACAAACCAAAGAAGAAGATACCCCACTTGAACATCCACTTTACTGGGGAGCATGGATTTGTCAGGGAGAGACCAATCAGTGA
- the cas1 gene encoding CRISPR-associated endonuclease Cas1: protein MFTLEQMTSAWLLVRAGTKSAGVDGIDVDLFASAVNDQLRILLRQLQQESYCASPAKGFYLAKSSGGKRLVGIPTVRDRIVQRLLLEELYFPLEDTFLDCSYAYRPGRNIQQAVQHLYSYYHLRPKWIIKADIAEFFDSLSWALLLTALEKLPLEPIVVQLLEGQLRSGIVINGKPIYPGKGVLQGGVLSGALANLYLNEFDKKCLHQGINLVRYGDDFAIACSNWREATRTLDKVAAWLGELYLNLQPEKTQIFAPDDEFTFLGYRFAKGEVYAPPPPVITREGEWVTNESGLPYFRPKKRPVKFVSRPPKACSTDKPIKFPSAPISHLWQESMSTLYVTDQGAYLSVKNQQFQVFYQGELRIKLPVSRVSNVVLFGCCNVSHGAVSMALHRRIPIMYLSQKGRYFGRLQVEGDAKVEYLMRQVECCQNPDFTRRQAEAIVRAKLHNSRILLMRLNRRRKSQDVDETVIKTAAHDLEVLMSKLPFAENMDMLRGYEGKAATIYFQALGSLFSGSFKFEKRTKRPPTDPINSMFSLGYTLLSQNVFSFVQTIGLHTHFGNLHVPRDNHPALVSDLVEEWRASVDSLVAYLVNSQIFTIDDFTLPDERGGVYFQPHALKKFLKHWEEKLQSELTHPHTGQKVVFRRAIELQVREYISCLKGEVEVYRPMVWEK, encoded by the coding sequence ATGTTCACTCTTGAACAAATGACTTCTGCATGGCTTCTTGTCCGTGCAGGAACTAAAAGTGCAGGTGTCGATGGGATCGATGTTGACTTATTTGCATCTGCTGTTAATGACCAGTTACGCATTCTTTTGCGTCAACTACAACAAGAATCTTACTGCGCTAGCCCTGCTAAAGGATTTTATCTCGCTAAAAGCAGTGGTGGTAAGCGTTTGGTTGGTATTCCTACCGTGCGGGATAGAATTGTGCAACGTTTGCTACTGGAGGAACTGTATTTTCCATTAGAAGATACGTTTCTTGATTGCAGCTACGCCTATCGTCCCGGACGAAATATACAGCAAGCAGTACAGCATTTATATTCATACTACCACTTGCGACCAAAGTGGATTATTAAGGCTGACATTGCTGAGTTTTTTGACAGTTTGTCTTGGGCTTTACTGTTAACTGCTTTGGAAAAATTACCGCTTGAACCAATTGTAGTTCAATTACTGGAAGGGCAACTGCGATCGGGAATTGTCATCAATGGCAAACCGATTTACCCAGGTAAAGGAGTGCTGCAAGGTGGTGTTTTATCTGGAGCATTAGCAAATCTATACCTGAATGAATTTGACAAAAAATGCCTTCATCAGGGGATAAATCTAGTCCGGTACGGAGATGATTTTGCAATTGCTTGTAGCAATTGGCGAGAAGCGACTCGTACCCTGGATAAAGTGGCTGCTTGGTTGGGTGAATTGTATTTAAATCTTCAACCAGAAAAAACCCAGATTTTTGCTCCTGATGACGAATTTACCTTTCTTGGGTATCGCTTTGCTAAAGGCGAAGTTTACGCACCACCCCCACCAGTCATCACTCGTGAAGGGGAATGGGTGACAAACGAATCAGGTTTACCTTATTTTCGTCCTAAGAAACGACCTGTAAAATTTGTTTCCCGTCCTCCAAAAGCTTGCAGTACCGACAAGCCTATCAAATTTCCTTCAGCACCAATTTCTCATCTTTGGCAGGAGTCTATGTCTACATTATACGTAACCGATCAAGGCGCTTATCTAAGTGTAAAAAATCAGCAGTTTCAAGTATTCTATCAGGGCGAATTACGGATTAAACTTCCGGTCAGCAGGGTCAGTAATGTTGTGTTATTTGGTTGTTGCAATGTATCCCATGGTGCGGTGAGTATGGCGTTGCATCGACGGATTCCAATCATGTATTTGTCTCAGAAGGGAAGATATTTTGGCAGGTTACAAGTAGAGGGTGATGCAAAAGTTGAATACTTGATGCGACAGGTTGAGTGCTGTCAAAACCCTGATTTTACACGCCGTCAAGCTGAAGCAATAGTTAGAGCCAAGTTGCATAACTCACGAATCTTGCTCATGCGGTTAAACCGTCGTCGTAAATCTCAAGATGTAGATGAAACAGTTATCAAGACGGCGGCTCACGATTTAGAGGTTTTGATGAGTAAATTACCTTTTGCAGAGAATATGGATATGCTGCGGGGATATGAAGGAAAGGCGGCGACAATTTATTTTCAAGCACTGGGAAGTTTATTTTCTGGTTCGTTTAAATTTGAAAAGCGCACTAAGCGTCCGCCCACTGACCCAATTAATAGTATGTTCAGTTTGGGCTACACTCTGTTAAGTCAAAATGTTTTTTCTTTCGTTCAAACAATAGGATTGCATACCCACTTTGGCAATCTTCACGTTCCAAGAGACAATCATCCAGCGCTGGTTAGCGATCTTGTTGAGGAGTGGAGGGCGTCAGTTGATTCTCTAGTGGCTTATTTGGTAAATTCTCAAATTTTCACGATTGATGATTTTACGTTACCCGATGAACGAGGTGGGGTGTATTTTCAACCACACGCCCTGAAAAAGTTTCTCAAGCATTGGGAAGAAAAATTGCAATCAGAGTTGACACACCCTCATACCGGACAAAAAGTGGTCTTTCGTCGTGCGATCGAGTTACAGGTACGCGAGTACATCTCCTGTTTGAAGGGAGAAGTGGAAGTTTACCGTCCCATGGTTTGGGAAAAGTAA
- a CDS encoding helix-turn-helix domain-containing protein: protein MIKNEQQYHITKEWLQKFEQSVAGIDNDESLKADALRWQLYRDAYQSQVDDFKAEIAEYERLTNCERNHPIKIQVENFNKLPDVLIKARIAAKMSQKELADILGISEQRIKECEEQDYQCASFLEILDISEALGVAFKNASVQVDFEEIEEFKKVADKWRKRQQEKKNITSSTLFNESNLETNTTRISGN, encoded by the coding sequence ATGATAAAAAACGAGCAACAGTATCATATTACCAAAGAGTGGTTACAAAAATTTGAACAGTCGGTAGCAGGAATTGATAATGATGAGAGTTTGAAAGCAGACGCGCTAAGATGGCAGCTATATAGGGATGCGTACCAAAGCCAAGTTGACGATTTTAAGGCAGAAATTGCCGAATATGAAAGATTGACTAATTGCGAGCGAAACCACCCTATAAAAATTCAAGTTGAAAACTTCAATAAACTGCCAGATGTGTTAATAAAAGCTCGTATAGCTGCGAAAATGAGCCAGAAAGAACTAGCTGATATCTTAGGTATCTCTGAACAACGAATCAAAGAGTGCGAAGAGCAAGATTATCAATGCGCTAGTTTTCTAGAAATCCTAGATATCAGTGAAGCATTAGGTGTAGCATTTAAAAATGCTTCTGTACAAGTTGATTTTGAAGAAATCGAAGAATTTAAGAAAGTCGCCGATAAATGGCGTAAACGGCAACAAGAAAAGAAAAATATTACAAGCTCAACTTTATTCAACGAGAGTAATCTCGAAACCAATACTACTCGGATAAGCGGAAATTAG
- a CDS encoding phytase codes for MVTTNTIRFSQFNASLNRGAEGKLIQDLSTSENAQAKSVAEIIQRTNPDVLLINEFDYYEPDPYKAVELFQKNYLSVSQNGANPTEYCYAYIAPSNTGIASGFDLNNNGTAVTTPGTPGYGDDAFGFGEFPGQYGMLVLSKYPIDTENLRTFQTFLWKDMPGSLLSTIALPDSNTLWYSPEEQEVLRLSSKSHWDVPILVNGETIHALVSHPTPPTFDGLEDRNGKRNYDEIRFWADYITPGKGDYIYDDAGNKGGLDTGSRFVIMGDQNADPFDGDSYDNAIRQLLLNPGINTNFIPSSLGGSQQAILQGGANLTHQGNPAFDTADFADTAPGNLRVDYVLPSADLQISNSSVFWPLNTDPLFRLVGTFNPTLPGGYPSSDHKLIWADLQIPPTEAGKTVPEADFLGQTVFPTGFIPGGAAGITALGGLSGIAYDAANDVFYAVSDDRSQFAPARFYTLETRFLQETGFLESATFTNVITLKDANGQEFALNSLDPEGIALTNKGTVFISSEGEANISAGRVTNPFINEFSLTTGQQIRSLPVPTKFLPVVQDTNGSGAVDTGDTQVSGIRNNLAFESLTIAPDQKFLYTATEGSLFQDGPIASLNGGSRSRILQYNLVSGQPEKEYLYITDPIPTPPNPATGFADNGLVDLLAIDNRGTLLSLERSFAEGVGNTIKIYEVSLQGATDIKYYDSLNTLSTGELTAIQPVEKRLVLDLNSLKLPNGTDNIEGISFGPKLADGRQSIVLVSDNNFNQTQFTQIIALGADLVPTAAPTVETRPDLFDDPTLPRDQQADADDPAIYVNSANPEQSLVLTVVKNAGLRVYDLSGSLLEEVNPGNIRYNNIDLQYGFSLGGHPVDIAVATDRNNDKLAIFKINSQPNASGKYLEDITDSSFNTLFQSSPYEPPYSPSERSAYGVALYRSPVTNDYYVFTNRRETGDVAQLKLVDKGNGKIGTELVRNFTVPTTAGRDPQLEGMVADQELGYLYIGQEDVGIWKYQAEPNSNTTGVLIDKVKDLGGKYLEDDVEGLTIYYGNQGTGYLLTSSQGDNTFVAYTREGNNDFLGRFAVGNNGSIDSVQESDGADVINVPLGPNFPYGVFVTQDGNNLPARLVEDDGEFENVNTNFKLVPWENIAYAFPTPLGLDTTSYDPRNPSPYYLFDSNSTIISDQ; via the coding sequence ATGGTAACCACAAACACAATTCGCTTTTCTCAATTCAATGCTTCCTTGAACCGTGGTGCAGAGGGTAAGTTAATTCAGGATTTATCTACCTCCGAAAATGCACAAGCAAAGTCCGTTGCAGAAATTATTCAACGCACGAACCCAGATGTACTGCTGATTAATGAGTTTGACTATTATGAGCCAGACCCGTATAAAGCGGTAGAACTTTTTCAAAAAAATTACCTTTCAGTCAGTCAAAATGGTGCAAATCCGACTGAATACTGCTACGCCTACATTGCACCCTCCAACACTGGTATCGCATCTGGATTTGACTTAAACAATAATGGTACAGCCGTCACAACTCCTGGGACACCAGGTTACGGTGATGATGCTTTTGGTTTTGGTGAGTTTCCCGGTCAGTATGGGATGTTAGTGCTGTCAAAGTACCCTATTGATACTGAAAATCTGCGGACTTTCCAAACATTCTTGTGGAAAGATATGCCAGGGTCGTTGCTTTCCACAATTGCTCTTCCTGATTCTAATACGCTTTGGTATTCACCAGAAGAACAAGAGGTCTTGCGTCTTTCTTCTAAGAGTCATTGGGATGTTCCGATCCTAGTGAATGGCGAGACTATTCACGCTTTAGTCAGCCATCCTACACCGCCTACATTTGACGGACTTGAAGACCGTAACGGTAAGCGCAACTATGACGAGATTCGCTTCTGGGCAGATTATATTACACCCGGAAAAGGCGACTATATATATGATGATGCAGGGAACAAAGGTGGTCTTGATACTGGGTCACGCTTTGTGATTATGGGTGACCAAAATGCAGACCCCTTTGATGGCGACAGTTACGACAACGCTATCCGACAACTGTTACTCAATCCCGGTATCAATACGAATTTTATCCCTTCCAGCCTTGGTGGTTCTCAACAAGCAATATTACAAGGTGGGGCAAATTTAACTCATCAAGGGAATCCTGCTTTTGACACTGCGGACTTTGCTGATACAGCCCCAGGAAACTTGCGGGTAGACTATGTACTACCATCTGCTGATTTGCAAATTAGCAATTCATCTGTGTTTTGGCCTCTCAATACAGACCCTCTGTTCCGACTGGTAGGCACATTCAATCCAACTTTACCTGGTGGATATCCCAGTTCCGATCATAAATTAATTTGGGCAGACTTGCAAATTCCACCAACAGAAGCCGGGAAAACTGTTCCCGAAGCGGACTTTTTGGGACAAACAGTATTTCCTACTGGCTTTATTCCCGGTGGTGCAGCTGGAATAACTGCACTGGGTGGACTGTCTGGGATCGCCTATGATGCTGCAAATGATGTCTTTTATGCTGTCTCTGACGATCGCTCTCAATTTGCGCCTGCCCGATTTTACACCTTAGAAACCCGGTTTCTTCAAGAAACCGGGTTTCTGGAAAGTGCAACTTTTACCAATGTTATTACCCTAAAAGATGCCAACGGTCAAGAGTTCGCACTGAATAGCTTAGATCCAGAAGGAATTGCGCTGACCAACAAAGGAACAGTTTTTATTTCCTCAGAGGGAGAAGCAAATATCAGTGCAGGTCGAGTGACCAATCCCTTTATCAATGAATTCTCCCTCACCACGGGACAGCAAATACGTTCTTTACCCGTACCAACGAAGTTCTTACCAGTTGTTCAAGATACCAACGGTAGTGGTGCTGTGGATACAGGAGATACTCAGGTATCTGGTATTCGCAATAATTTAGCGTTTGAAAGTTTAACGATCGCACCCGACCAAAAATTCCTGTACACTGCAACTGAAGGTTCTTTGTTCCAGGATGGTCCTATTGCCAGTCTTAATGGGGGAAGTCGTTCTCGAATTCTCCAATACAACTTGGTTTCAGGTCAACCAGAAAAAGAATACCTCTACATCACCGATCCAATTCCTACACCACCAAACCCAGCAACAGGTTTTGCTGACAATGGGTTGGTAGATTTGTTAGCGATCGATAACCGAGGGACTTTACTCTCGTTGGAACGTTCCTTCGCTGAAGGTGTTGGCAATACAATCAAAATCTACGAAGTCAGTTTGCAAGGTGCAACTGACATCAAGTACTATGATTCTCTCAACACTTTAAGTACTGGAGAGTTAACAGCAATTCAACCTGTTGAGAAACGCCTGGTGTTGGATCTCAACTCACTCAAATTGCCCAACGGTACAGATAATATTGAAGGAATCTCCTTTGGACCTAAACTAGCAGATGGTCGTCAGTCCATTGTGTTGGTGAGCGACAACAACTTCAACCAAACGCAATTTACCCAAATCATCGCTTTAGGTGCAGACTTAGTTCCCACCGCAGCACCCACAGTCGAAACCCGTCCCGATCTCTTTGATGACCCCACATTACCACGCGACCAACAGGCTGATGCAGATGACCCTGCTATCTACGTAAATTCCGCAAATCCAGAACAAAGTCTGGTATTGACGGTGGTTAAAAATGCTGGTTTGCGAGTTTATGATTTATCGGGTAGTTTGTTGGAAGAAGTTAATCCAGGTAATATTCGTTACAACAATATTGACCTGCAATATGGATTTAGCTTAGGCGGTCATCCTGTCGATATTGCCGTAGCAACAGACCGCAATAACGACAAACTGGCAATTTTCAAAATCAATTCCCAACCTAATGCTTCTGGTAAATACCTAGAAGATATTACTGACAGTAGTTTTAACACTCTGTTTCAATCATCACCCTACGAACCTCCTTACTCCCCCTCAGAACGAAGTGCTTACGGAGTCGCTTTATACCGCAGCCCGGTGACAAACGATTACTATGTCTTCACCAATCGTAGAGAAACCGGAGATGTTGCACAGTTAAAGCTGGTAGATAAAGGTAATGGTAAGATTGGCACTGAGTTAGTGCGGAATTTCACCGTACCTACAACAGCAGGACGCGATCCGCAACTTGAGGGCATGGTAGCAGACCAAGAACTCGGCTACCTTTATATTGGACAAGAAGATGTGGGTATTTGGAAGTACCAAGCAGAACCAAATAGTAACACAACGGGTGTGTTGATTGACAAAGTTAAAGATTTGGGTGGTAAATATTTAGAAGATGATGTCGAAGGGTTAACTATTTACTACGGCAATCAAGGTACTGGTTACTTGTTAACATCCAGTCAGGGTGATAACACTTTTGTTGCTTATACTCGTGAGGGGAACAACGACTTTTTGGGACGCTTTGCTGTTGGTAACAATGGATCCATTGACAGCGTGCAAGAATCGGATGGTGCAGATGTGATTAATGTACCTTTAGGTCCTAACTTCCCTTATGGTGTGTTCGTGACCCAAGATGGGAATAATTTACCTGCACGTTTAGTTGAGGATGATGGGGAGTTTGAGAATGTCAACACTAACTTTAAGTTAGTCCCTTGGGAAAATATTGCCTATGCTTTCCCAACTCCTTTGGGACTGGATACAACTAGCTACGATCCTCGCAATCCCAGTCCTTACTACTTGTTTGATTCTAACAGCACCATTATCAGTGACCAGTGA
- a CDS encoding DUF4384 domain-containing protein, with the protein MNQRSIIASPEGISRAKAALARQNFNQKIFAEKIGFAYSTVNNFFTGKPIYRTKFEEICKFLDLDWQDIVAQSVEEETENLTPLDKLWQQLQTLGSPTEKMGVVLVKEKTLGWNWQTPNPYEKSVRVGNCIQFEVNFDNPGYLLLLQKDTSGEVWCFCPSCFASQPYLNAGKTILPQEGSSMRAFPIEGTPGQEEILAVVTKTMPGLDWLPQESDNPLQLEASHLSRLLEYINQTGEYQVLYTQYMITE; encoded by the coding sequence ATGAATCAGCGCTCAATTATTGCATCCCCAGAAGGAATCAGTCGCGCTAAAGCCGCCTTAGCTCGCCAAAATTTTAATCAAAAGATTTTTGCAGAGAAAATAGGGTTTGCTTACTCAACAGTCAATAATTTTTTTACTGGAAAACCAATCTACCGCACCAAGTTTGAAGAAATTTGCAAATTTCTTGACCTAGACTGGCAAGATATTGTTGCACAATCTGTAGAAGAAGAAACCGAAAACCTAACACCCCTAGATAAATTGTGGCAGCAACTTCAAACTCTTGGCTCACCTACGGAAAAAATGGGAGTCGTCTTGGTAAAAGAAAAAACATTAGGTTGGAACTGGCAAACTCCGAATCCTTATGAAAAATCTGTACGTGTGGGTAACTGTATTCAATTTGAAGTTAATTTTGATAACCCCGGTTATTTATTGCTTCTACAAAAAGATACATCTGGAGAAGTGTGGTGTTTTTGTCCATCATGTTTTGCTTCCCAACCCTACCTAAATGCAGGTAAAACCATTTTGCCCCAAGAAGGTTCCTCCATGAGAGCTTTCCCAATTGAAGGGACTCCAGGTCAAGAGGAAATTTTGGCAGTTGTAACTAAAACAATGCCCGGTTTAGATTGGCTACCTCAAGAAAGCGATAACCCTTTGCAACTAGAAGCAAGTCATTTAAGCCGATTATTAGAATATATTAATCAGACAGGAGAGTACCAGGTTTTGTATACACAATATATGATTACAGAATAA